In Chryseobacterium salivictor, the DNA window AACTTAGAAACAGTAGTCTGCTTTCCAATTCACTTTCGAGATTTGCAATGAACTTAACCATAGATATTTCATTTATATTCAAATGTATTGCCCATCATTAATTAATTTGCTACACTGTAGATTAAGAAATGCAGAATACCCAAAGAACTACACCAAAGTGTAGGTAGGTAAACATCCAAATAAAGTAGATTTGACAAAACTTTTTACCATGGACCGTTATTTAAGAAACCGCATTTACCTCAGCAACTGCGAGCAACAAAAATTAAAAAATTTCTCGATCGTTATTGCCGGGAGTGGAATCGGAAGCAATATTGCGGAATGTGCACTGCGTACCGGATTTGAAAAAATATGCGTGATTGATGGTGACCTCATCGAAGACTCTAATCTCAACAGACAAAATTACACTGAAGATCAGATTGGAACTTCAAAAGCTACCGCACTTTACGAAAGACTAAAAAGCATCAATGCGAATGCGGAAATCAGCTTTATAAATGAGTTTATAAGCATCGACAATATGCCAGAAACAGGGAGATACAATGCCGGAATCAATGCATTGGATTATACCGATAAAGCACCTCAAATATTTGATAAATCATGTTTTAACAGTGGCATTCCTGTCTTACATCCATATAATGTCGGTTGGGGAGGATTAGTTACTGTTCTTCCACCGGACGGACCACCTCTTGAATCAATTGAAAAATCCAGCAATTTTAATGAAGTGGACGTAGTAGAATATGCTGCAAGTTACCAACGCTATTGGCAGAAACCACAGATATGGCTTGAAGAGGTAATTAATCAATACAAACATGAAGAACTTACGCTACCACCACCCCAGCTGGCTATCGGATCGTGGTATGTCGCCGCTATGTGTACCCATCTTTTGGTGAAAATAGCTACAGGGAGGTTTTATAAAAAATTTCCGGATTTCTATTTGAGTTCTTTATTTCAGGAAGAAGATCATGGAAAGGATTCTATATTAAAGTAGCTTGTTATTTTTGACATAAGCTAATGCCTCTCCCATATTTTTAACGTGCAATTTGTCGAAAAGCTTTCTTCGATGAAACTTAACGGTATCGACAGCGATACACATTCGATCTGCTATTTGGCCTATTGTTAATCCTTGTGCATGCAAGCGAACAGTCTGCAGCTCCCGTTCTGTTAATCTACTTTTATCCATTTTATTCCATACTCCGTCGGCTAGGTCGAGTTCCCAAAATGAATCTTCACCTGTCTTTGAAAGTAAAATATTTCCTGAAGAAGCGTTTGAAGAAAGAGAAACTACACATAATGCTTTCCATATTTTACCTTCGGAAGTAATAAATATGGGGGTTAATTTGTGATTAATCAAAATTTTGTCTTTTCCAGTCTGCAAATTAAAATCGTAGGAAATACTATAATTTTTCCGATCCTGCAGTGGTGTTCTGTTAAAAAACTCAAACCCTATCTCGTTTATTCTGATCAGCATTTCCAAGTCTTCCTTAGATACATATTTAAAGTAAAAAGCATATCCCATCGCCATGACTTCCGACGGAGTATGATTACACAGAAAAAGTGGATTGTCCGACACATATTCGAACTCCCTTCTCTGATAATCGATTACATACATGCTCATATATGATAGCCTGGAGACGGCCCGCAGGGTTTCGAGATAGTTACCACTTTGAGCGTGCTCCTCTTCCGATAAATAATCTACCGTATTCTTTCCTGAAAAGAACTTGTGTATTTCATCCATAACTAAGAGGGAATATTGTTGAACTTGGCTACACTACCGTGTAGTTTTTATGTTTATTTATCAAATCTACACAAAAGTGTAGAAATTATATGAAAACATCATAATACTTTTAGTCAAATAATATAAATATGATATACGATATAGAATATTACACCATGTGCCATGAAAAGATTGATGAATTAATTCATTTTGTAATTAATGAAAATCATCTTCATCATCGTGAAGTTTTAAAAGCTGAAGATATAAATTCTGTAAGACAAATATTATGTGCTGAAGAAAAGCAATATTTTAATTCCCATATTTTCGTTGCAACGTCCAATAATATCATTTGTGGGAGCATCAGAATATTCCAAAAAACAGCTACCCAAATTTTACCTATAGAAAAAAATTTTAATATTAATGTTGAAGATTTAGCTGGTGCGGGAATACCCATTTACCATATTGGCAGATTCGCAGTATCCAAAGGAGCAGACAAGAGAGGCTTCCGTATCTTCAAAACGCTTATGGTACTGGCTCTGAATGTTGCGACGCGGGAAAAAGGCGGAACTGTTTTCGCAGAATGTGACGTGAAATTATTGCGGACCATCCGGCTTCTGGGGATAGAAGCTGAAGCCATCGGCGCTCCCATTCACTATCTGGGATCAGAGACGATACCGATCCGATTACCCTGGACGGGCTATCAAAGTTTTCTGAACAGAAACAGGGATCTGCTGCGTAACGAATTGGGAATATTCTGGCAATAGTTTCCTAATATGAACCTACAGCCATGAAGACTTATCATCTTGATATTTTACAAAAGCATCTGAAAAAAGCATTAGAACGTTATTGTGTACTTTGTGATTCATCACCGGAACGCCAGTATTTGTCGAGTGAGACTGTTTTTTCGCAAACTAAAGAAATTATCAGGCAGTATATCAGGCTGTTTCAGGCTATTCATTTTCTGGATCAGCACACCGAATATTATCATAAGGGATTTGTCTTTACCTATCAGGAGGCAGAAGAAGAACTTACCTCCAATGGGGAGTACGCTGAGATTGTGAAACTGCTCACTGAAGCTTATCAACGCATGGCCGGCTCGGTTTCCAAAGACCGTTTTTTTCTGCCCATTCATGTGCAACAGATCAGTTCAGAGGAAATTCAGATTTTTATAGGGGTGGTCACCAAAGAGCAGTACCACTACACCATTTCTGTTGTGACCCATCAAACGGTTTACCCCAGGCCTCCCGCATCGATAGGAAATAGCAGGTACCGGTACCTGCTGAAACTGCTGGAAACGTATGAGCCTGATGAGCATGGGACCTTAAAGGCTTTTGTGAACAGCAAAGGTCTTTCTTACCGCCAGTTTAGAAAAGACAGCTCTTCGTTTTTTGAAAGTTCATTTTACCATCATTATCTTAAAATCAAAATGATTCCTGTACTCGAAGACCTCCTGTTGAGTACTTTGAGCTATAAGGAAATTGCCTATGAAAACGGCTTTGCAAATTACTATCAACTCTATATTCTATTCCACAGAACCTACCATTTTCCATTCCACCGCATTCTCCGGATCGCGCTACAACAGTGACTTTACCGTACCGACTTTATTATTCTGTTGACCCTATTATACATATAAACGACTTTATTATACATAAGAACGTCATTATTGTACATAAAAATGTTTTTATTATACATACTTCTGCCTCTAATGTACATGTATTTAAAAAAGGGATGTCGCAATTTTACTCTATCAAAAATGCAGACATGAAAACCTTAATTAACAAATTGGCTATATACGCATCGTACGCTTTTATTTTACTTTTTACGTATGCAGCGGGAAGTAAAATGTTGGATTTTGAAAATTTCCAGGTTCAGTTGGCGCAGTCGCCTCTGCTGAGTGCGTATGCAGGATTTATTTCCTATGCGGTCATCATTATCGAAGTGATGATTGCAGGAGTACTCGCTGATCCAAAAGTAAGACGGATAGGACTGTACGCTTCATTTGGACTCATGGTAGCCTTTACGGTTTATATATTTCTGATTTTGAAGTACAGTGATTTTGTACCGTGTTCCTGCGGAGGAATATTGGAGAAAATGGGCTGGACAGAGCATTTGATTTTCAATGCAGTGTGCGTTGTTTTGGCATTAATAACAAGTGTTTTCATGGGGAAAGAACGGGCGCACGGCTGGAGCCGTATCGCTGCAGCGGCACTCATCGCAGTGTTTTCAGCGGGCAGCATGGTCGCCCTGTTTCTTTCTTCTGAGTATATCATGAAAAAGGAGAATAATTTTACGAGGAGATTTCCGCATCATCCCATTTTGGAGGAGCAGTCTTTCGATCTGGGTGTAAACTCGTTTTATTTTGTGGGAAACCATAAGGGTGATCTTTATCTGGGAAATCCAAGCAATCCGTTCAGAATTTTTAAGTTAGATTCTCTTATGCAAAAAATGGATACGATTAATCTTAATCCAGGCTCTAATTTTAGGTTCAAAAATTTAAGGTATTGCATTGTACAAGGGAATCTCTATGGTTTTGACGGAACAGTTCCAGTTATTTACAGCCAGTCACTCGATTCTCTTTCTATGCCACTTGTTGTAAGGAGTAGTAATCAAGTTTACTTTGATCAACTGGTCGCTGTTTCCCCTTCGCAATATCTGTTGCGTGTGGAAGATTATGCTTCGAAGAGATTGGGAATTGCGTCACTGTCACTACTTGAAAAACCACAGGTTGCCATTAATCAGACCCTTCTGAGCAATAAAGCCGACGGTGGATTTGAGGGAGACGGTAAGCTTTTATATGATACTGCCTTAGGCGATATCTATTATATGTTCTACTATAAAAACACGATCCTTAAACTGAATGCAAGCGCGAAAATTGTTCGGAAGATGAAGACCATTGATCCTTATGATAAGCCAGCACTGAAAGTTAAAAAATTAAAAGACGGGCGGTCGAAGATGAATCAACCCTCGCTTTTAATCAATAGAAATATGATGGCTTATAAAGGGTTACTTTTCAATCATGCGAATTTGATAGGAAAGTATGAATCTAAAGATTTATGGAAAAAAAATAGTGTCATCGATGTATATATGACATCGTCTGGAGGCTATTGGGGAAGTTTTTATGTTCAGCATCGTAAAAAGAATAAAATGTCTCAAATGCTTATGACTGATCATTATTTTTACATTATTTCTGGAAATGAAATTGTACGGTACCGTTGTGCGCAGACGCTGACCAGCAGTTTCATTCAGAGGGAGTAGCCGAAAACCCTTACAAGAGTAGGCACCATTTTAAATATTTTTTATTATGAAAAATTTAAAGGCGCTCTTATTGCCAGCTGTAATGGTATTGGCAGGAGCAGGAAGCGCATATGCGTCTCATGTTACAAAAGATGATGCAAAATCGGTACAACCAGGTTATGCTTATCATTTTGGCGAAGAGGAAGAATGTATTAACGTTGGTAAAACATGTGATACCACTGGAACTATAATCTGTACAGCAGATGTAGGTATGGGTAGTGAACCCCTTTATCAACTGAACGGAACCAGCTGTCCGGATAAACTATTTGAAAGAGTACAACAATAAGCTGAAATGGGGATGCCAATTGGCATCCCTTTTTTTATTGATACATTTCAGAAATCCAAGGGGTTTTAATTCCTTTTAAATGAAAGTCAAACCACTCTTTTATTCTCACAAAAAGATCTTCTCTGTTGCGCCGCTCTGAAAAACTGTGTCCCTCTTTCTCGTAAAACAGAGCAATGACTTTCTTATCATTTCTTCTTAAGCCAAGATAAAATTCCATACTTTGATCCCATGCAATATTTCGATCTTCTTTTCCAGCCCAAAGCAAAATAGGCTGGCTTACTTGTTCTGCATGATATATGGGACTGTTTTCTAGATATAAATTTTTATCCGC includes these proteins:
- a CDS encoding MauE/DoxX family redox-associated membrane protein; this translates as MKTLINKLAIYASYAFILLFTYAAGSKMLDFENFQVQLAQSPLLSAYAGFISYAVIIIEVMIAGVLADPKVRRIGLYASFGLMVAFTVYIFLILKYSDFVPCSCGGILEKMGWTEHLIFNAVCVVLALITSVFMGKERAHGWSRIAAAALIAVFSAGSMVALFLSSEYIMKKENNFTRRFPHHPILEEQSFDLGVNSFYFVGNHKGDLYLGNPSNPFRIFKLDSLMQKMDTINLNPGSNFRFKNLRYCIVQGNLYGFDGTVPVIYSQSLDSLSMPLVVRSSNQVYFDQLVAVSPSQYLLRVEDYASKRLGIASLSLLEKPQVAINQTLLSNKADGGFEGDGKLLYDTALGDIYYMFYYKNTILKLNASAKIVRKMKTIDPYDKPALKVKKLKDGRSKMNQPSLLINRNMMAYKGLLFNHANLIGKYESKDLWKKNSVIDVYMTSSGGYWGSFYVQHRKKNKMSQMLMTDHYFYIISGNEIVRYRCAQTLTSSFIQRE
- a CDS encoding ThiF family adenylyltransferase; the encoded protein is MTKLFTMDRYLRNRIYLSNCEQQKLKNFSIVIAGSGIGSNIAECALRTGFEKICVIDGDLIEDSNLNRQNYTEDQIGTSKATALYERLKSINANAEISFINEFISIDNMPETGRYNAGINALDYTDKAPQIFDKSCFNSGIPVLHPYNVGWGGLVTVLPPDGPPLESIEKSSNFNEVDVVEYAASYQRYWQKPQIWLEEVINQYKHEELTLPPPQLAIGSWYVAAMCTHLLVKIATGRFYKKFPDFYLSSLFQEEDHGKDSILK
- a CDS encoding DUF6520 family protein, translating into MKNLKALLLPAVMVLAGAGSAYASHVTKDDAKSVQPGYAYHFGEEEECINVGKTCDTTGTIICTADVGMGSEPLYQLNGTSCPDKLFERVQQ
- a CDS encoding N-acyl amino acid synthase FeeM domain-containing protein yields the protein MIYDIEYYTMCHEKIDELIHFVINENHLHHREVLKAEDINSVRQILCAEEKQYFNSHIFVATSNNIICGSIRIFQKTATQILPIEKNFNINVEDLAGAGIPIYHIGRFAVSKGADKRGFRIFKTLMVLALNVATREKGGTVFAECDVKLLRTIRLLGIEAEAIGAPIHYLGSETIPIRLPWTGYQSFLNRNRDLLRNELGIFWQ
- a CDS encoding response regulator transcription factor — its product is MDEIHKFFSGKNTVDYLSEEEHAQSGNYLETLRAVSRLSYMSMYVIDYQRREFEYVSDNPLFLCNHTPSEVMAMGYAFYFKYVSKEDLEMLIRINEIGFEFFNRTPLQDRKNYSISYDFNLQTGKDKILINHKLTPIFITSEGKIWKALCVVSLSSNASSGNILLSKTGEDSFWELDLADGVWNKMDKSRLTERELQTVRLHAQGLTIGQIADRMCIAVDTVKFHRRKLFDKLHVKNMGEALAYVKNNKLL